A section of the Clostridium omnivorum genome encodes:
- a CDS encoding CheR family methyltransferase has protein sequence MDLQYFEQWVLKEFGINLSAYKSNQLHRRILSLMSRVGVNSVDEYIALLKKDEAQRKKFLDFITINVSEFFRNPEIFDELSEKIKSELIPNNKNLKVWSAACSIGAEPYSIGMILDNLCPTGRHKIIATDIDNTILERAKKGEYVASEVKNVKNEYLNKYFKIDGDKYLVDTKIKSMVTFKKHDLILERYENDFDLIVCRNVVIYFNQDVKDAIYKRFSSSLKKGGLLFVGATESIYNYRDYGFEKASTFIYRKL, from the coding sequence ATGGATTTACAATATTTCGAGCAATGGGTTCTAAAAGAATTTGGAATAAATCTTTCTGCCTATAAATCAAATCAACTTCATAGAAGAATTTTAAGTCTTATGTCAAGGGTGGGTGTTAATTCTGTAGATGAATATATAGCACTACTAAAAAAAGATGAAGCTCAAAGAAAGAAGTTTCTGGATTTTATAACTATCAATGTTAGCGAATTTTTTAGAAATCCAGAGATTTTTGATGAATTAAGTGAAAAAATAAAAAGTGAATTGATTCCTAATAATAAAAATTTAAAGGTTTGGAGTGCGGCTTGTTCTATAGGTGCAGAACCATATTCAATTGGTATGATTCTAGATAATTTGTGTCCAACAGGGAGACATAAAATTATAGCTACAGATATTGATAACACTATTCTTGAAAGAGCTAAAAAAGGTGAGTATGTAGCTTCGGAAGTTAAAAATGTGAAAAATGAGTATCTTAATAAGTATTTTAAAATTGATGGTGACAAATATTTAGTTGATACTAAAATTAAAAGTATGGTAACATTTAAGAAGCATGACCTAATTTTAGAAAGATATGAAAATGATTTCGATTTAATTGTTTGTAGAAATGTCGTAATATATTTTAATCAGGATGTTAAAGATGCAATATACAAAAGATTTAGCAGTTCCTTGAAAAAGGGTGGTTTATTATTTGTAGGAGCCACAGAAAGCATATACAACTACAGAGACTATGGTTTTGAAAAGGCTTCAACATTTATCTATAGGAAGTTGTAA